The Eriocheir sinensis breed Jianghai 21 unplaced genomic scaffold, ASM2467909v1 Scaffold276, whole genome shotgun sequence genome includes a region encoding these proteins:
- the LOC126991417 gene encoding septin-2-like isoform X1, translating to MAAVAVERPPVEEKVRTLKLAGHVGFDSLPDQLVAKSTQNGFTFNILCIGETGMGKSTLMDTLFNTSFESNPAPHTLPAVKLKSHTYELQESNVKLKLTIVDTVGYGDQIDKGDSFTAIVDYIDKQFDDYLQEELKIKRSLSAYHDTRTHACLYFICPTGHGLKSIDLVCMKKLDSKVNIIPIIAKADTISKAELSKFKQRIMQEIRTNNIHIYQFPTNDDTMAKVVNTDMNSQLPFAVVGSTDFVRVGNKMLRARQYPWGTVQVENESHCDFTKLREMLIRTNMEDMREVTHQRHYELYRKKILETMGFTDVGQDNQPVSFQQTFEQKRLEHREELQRKEDEMRQTFVLRVKEKETELKEVEKDLFTKYDALKREHVEEKKRYEELKKRLDDEKAEFQKRKHQVSTQQLSSHTLTLGKNKKK from the exons ATGGCGGCTGTAGCAGTTGAGCGACCCCCG gtggaggagaaggttcGGACTCTGAAGCTCGCCGGACATGTGGGTTTTGACTCCTTGCCTGATCAGCTGGTGGCCAAGAGTACGCAGAATGGCTTCACCTTCAACATCCTCTGCATTG GTGAGACGGGGATGGGCAAGTCTACCCTGATGGACACACTCTTCAACACCTCCTTCGAGTCCAACCCCGCCCCCCACACCCTGCCGGCCGTCAAGCTCAAGTCTCACACCTATGAGCTGCAGGAGTCCAATGTCAAGTTGAAG CTTACCATAGTGGACACGGTCGGCTACGGGGACCAGATCGACAAGGGAGACAGCTTCACGGCCATCGTGGACTACATCGACAAGCAGTTTGATGACTACCTGCAGGAGGAGCTCAAGATCAAGAGGAGCCTCTCGGCCTACCACGACACTCGGACACACGCCTGTCTGTACTTCATCTGCCCCACCGGACACGG TCTGAAGAGCATCGACCTGGTGTGCATGAAGAAGCTGGACTCCAAGGTGAACATCATCCCCATCATCGCCAAGGCTGACACCATCTCCAAGGCCGAGCTCAGCAAGTTCAAGCAGCGGATCATGCAGGAGATCAGGACCAACAACATCCACATCTACCAGTTCCCCACCAACGACGACACCATGGCCAAGGTG gTGAACACAGACATGAACAGCCAGCTTCCCTTCGCCGTAGTGGGCAGCACAGACTTCGTGAGGGTCGGGAACAAGATGCTTCGTGCCCGCCAATACCCCTGGGGCACCGTGCAGG TTGAGAACGAGAGCCACTGCGACTTCACCAAGCTGCGGGAGATGCTGATCCGCACCAACATGGAGGACATGCGCGAGGTCACCCACCAGCGCCACTATGAACTGTACCGCAAGAAGATCCTCGAGACG ATGGGCTTCACCGACGTGGGCCAGgacaaccagccagtcagtttcCAGCAGACATTCGAGCAGAAGCGTCTGGAGCACCGCGAAGAGCTGCAGCGTAAGGAGGATGAGATGCGACAGACCTTCGTGCTGCGCGtcaaggagaaggagacggagctgaaggaggtggagaaggat CTCTTCACCAAGTATGACGCCCTGAAGCGGGAGCACGTGGAGGAGAAGAAGCGCTACGAGGAACTGAAGAAGCGGCTGGACGATGAGAAGGCAGAGTTCCAGAAGCGCAAGCACCAGGTGTCCACGCAGCAACTCAGCAGCCACACGCTCACCCTtggcaagaacaagaagaagtag
- the LOC126991417 gene encoding septin-2-like isoform X2, producing the protein MAAVAVERPPVEEKVRTLKLAGHVGFDSLPDQLVAKSTQNGFTFNILCIGETGMGKSTLMDTLFNTSFESNPAPHTLPAVKLKSHTYELQESNVKLKLTIVDTVGYGDQIDKGDSFTAIVDYIDKQFDDYLQEELKIKRSLSAYHDTRTHACLYFICPTGHGLKSIDLVCMKKLDSKVNIIPIIAKADTISKAELSKFKQRIMQEIRTNNIHIYQFPTNDDTMAKVNTDMNSQLPFAVVGSTDFVRVGNKMLRARQYPWGTVQVENESHCDFTKLREMLIRTNMEDMREVTHQRHYELYRKKILETMGFTDVGQDNQPVSFQQTFEQKRLEHREELQRKEDEMRQTFVLRVKEKETELKEVEKDLFTKYDALKREHVEEKKRYEELKKRLDDEKAEFQKRKHQVSTQQLSSHTLTLGKNKKK; encoded by the exons ATGGCGGCTGTAGCAGTTGAGCGACCCCCG gtggaggagaaggttcGGACTCTGAAGCTCGCCGGACATGTGGGTTTTGACTCCTTGCCTGATCAGCTGGTGGCCAAGAGTACGCAGAATGGCTTCACCTTCAACATCCTCTGCATTG GTGAGACGGGGATGGGCAAGTCTACCCTGATGGACACACTCTTCAACACCTCCTTCGAGTCCAACCCCGCCCCCCACACCCTGCCGGCCGTCAAGCTCAAGTCTCACACCTATGAGCTGCAGGAGTCCAATGTCAAGTTGAAG CTTACCATAGTGGACACGGTCGGCTACGGGGACCAGATCGACAAGGGAGACAGCTTCACGGCCATCGTGGACTACATCGACAAGCAGTTTGATGACTACCTGCAGGAGGAGCTCAAGATCAAGAGGAGCCTCTCGGCCTACCACGACACTCGGACACACGCCTGTCTGTACTTCATCTGCCCCACCGGACACGG TCTGAAGAGCATCGACCTGGTGTGCATGAAGAAGCTGGACTCCAAGGTGAACATCATCCCCATCATCGCCAAGGCTGACACCATCTCCAAGGCCGAGCTCAGCAAGTTCAAGCAGCGGATCATGCAGGAGATCAGGACCAACAACATCCACATCTACCAGTTCCCCACCAACGACGACACCATGGCCAAG gTGAACACAGACATGAACAGCCAGCTTCCCTTCGCCGTAGTGGGCAGCACAGACTTCGTGAGGGTCGGGAACAAGATGCTTCGTGCCCGCCAATACCCCTGGGGCACCGTGCAGG TTGAGAACGAGAGCCACTGCGACTTCACCAAGCTGCGGGAGATGCTGATCCGCACCAACATGGAGGACATGCGCGAGGTCACCCACCAGCGCCACTATGAACTGTACCGCAAGAAGATCCTCGAGACG ATGGGCTTCACCGACGTGGGCCAGgacaaccagccagtcagtttcCAGCAGACATTCGAGCAGAAGCGTCTGGAGCACCGCGAAGAGCTGCAGCGTAAGGAGGATGAGATGCGACAGACCTTCGTGCTGCGCGtcaaggagaaggagacggagctgaaggaggtggagaaggat CTCTTCACCAAGTATGACGCCCTGAAGCGGGAGCACGTGGAGGAGAAGAAGCGCTACGAGGAACTGAAGAAGCGGCTGGACGATGAGAAGGCAGAGTTCCAGAAGCGCAAGCACCAGGTGTCCACGCAGCAACTCAGCAGCCACACGCTCACCCTtggcaagaacaagaagaagtag